The following are encoded together in the Clostridia bacterium genome:
- a CDS encoding Bpu10I family restriction endonuclease: MKNDWHYHGHNILTKIKSNYGGNKQAFQHFYQNRYKKFRASLISIKGADLNDVKQKVDILNDYYLSVETFERKYNVSSQSKFRSTLLEEFNGYLFQNIPEIDKLQLDFFNKGIYAGMKIDASGKISIITKDVDFCIGKKFNIKIDDIQLDLIIPIVAIEVKTYLDATMFNEVQFSMQIIKNATPNVKNYVLMERNEVKSDKIISSRADSPLDEMFVLKGNIDQPIDYNTVYEYYQEIYKALTSNLNTKIKMPGRLFNP, encoded by the coding sequence ATGAAAAACGACTGGCATTATCATGGCCATAATATATTGACCAAAATTAAATCCAACTATGGAGGAAATAAACAGGCCTTCCAACATTTTTATCAAAATCGGTACAAAAAGTTCCGTGCCAGTCTTATATCCATAAAAGGGGCAGATCTAAATGATGTAAAACAGAAAGTAGATATCTTAAATGATTATTATCTCTCTGTAGAAACATTTGAAAGAAAATATAATGTGAGCTCCCAGTCAAAATTTCGTTCAACGCTTTTGGAGGAATTCAACGGCTACCTTTTCCAAAACATACCTGAAATAGATAAGTTGCAGCTGGATTTTTTTAATAAAGGTATATACGCCGGCATGAAAATTGATGCCAGCGGTAAAATTTCTATAATAACCAAAGATGTGGATTTTTGCATAGGTAAAAAATTCAACATAAAAATAGATGATATACAACTGGATCTTATAATTCCAATAGTCGCAATCGAGGTTAAAACGTACTTAGATGCAACCATGTTCAACGAAGTACAATTCTCCATGCAGATAATAAAAAACGCAACTCCAAATGTAAAAAATTATGTATTAATGGAAAGAAACGAAGTAAAATCCGATAAGATCATATCTAGCAGAGCAGATTCCCCGCTAGATGAAATGTTCGTATTAAAAGGTAATATAGACCAACCAATTGATTATAATACAGTTTATGAATATTATCAGGAAATATACAAAGCCCTAACCTCCAACCTCAATACCAAAATAAAGATGCCTGGGAGACTATTTAACCCTTGA
- a CDS encoding NAD(P)/FAD-dependent oxidoreductase → MANNIKKHVIIIGGGASGMIAAISAGRQGAKVTILERNPRIGKKILATGNGRCNFTNINTDIDCYNGKNPKFAFSALSTFGVSQTIHFFEKLGIQHKVEDEGKVFPMSDQASSILDVLRYELEQIGVNVICNAYVKKIVHKKSSFIIELENGSTFKGDRVILATGGKAMPSSGSDGNGLQLAAKLGHAVVDIFPALVQLKLEGNFFNQIQGVKFVGTAELLHKNKSIMKDRGDILFGNYGVSGPPILQISRKAGQLLHQNKPAILKISLIDTIPVHQLKKLLAQRFKDGANKTIQFSLVGLINKRLIPILLKESGIKDLKRPAGNISAKECENIANILTQWKFNVKGTKSWPSAQVTAGGVATHQINQSTMESKIVKGLFFAGEIIDIDGQCGGFNLQWAWSSGFISGQNAALL, encoded by the coding sequence ATGGCTAATAATATAAAAAAACATGTAATTATAATAGGAGGCGGAGCCTCGGGAATGATAGCTGCTATTTCTGCCGGGAGGCAGGGCGCAAAGGTCACTATATTGGAAAGAAACCCCCGAATTGGAAAGAAGATATTAGCTACCGGAAATGGCAGATGTAATTTTACCAATATAAATACAGATATAGATTGCTATAATGGAAAAAACCCTAAATTTGCATTCAGTGCGTTATCCACTTTTGGAGTGAGTCAAACAATACATTTTTTTGAAAAGCTTGGAATACAACATAAGGTAGAAGATGAAGGCAAAGTTTTTCCCATGTCTGATCAAGCTTCCAGTATTTTAGATGTCCTAAGGTATGAGCTGGAACAGATAGGTGTAAATGTAATCTGTAATGCATATGTAAAAAAAATCGTTCATAAAAAAAGTTCATTTATAATCGAATTGGAAAACGGCAGTACATTCAAAGGAGACAGAGTAATTCTTGCTACAGGTGGCAAGGCTATGCCTTCTAGCGGTTCAGATGGAAACGGGCTTCAATTAGCAGCAAAATTGGGACATGCTGTTGTAGACATATTCCCCGCTCTTGTTCAGCTAAAGTTGGAGGGAAACTTTTTCAACCAGATACAGGGTGTCAAATTTGTAGGAACAGCTGAGTTATTACACAAAAACAAATCTATTATGAAGGATAGAGGAGATATACTTTTTGGCAATTACGGTGTGTCAGGTCCTCCTATTTTGCAGATCAGCAGAAAAGCAGGACAGCTTTTGCACCAAAATAAGCCGGCAATTTTAAAAATATCCCTTATCGACACCATTCCTGTACACCAACTAAAAAAACTTCTCGCTCAGCGATTTAAAGATGGGGCTAATAAAACCATCCAATTCAGCCTAGTAGGTCTGATAAACAAAAGATTGATACCTATTCTGTTGAAAGAGTCAGGAATTAAAGACTTGAAGCGCCCTGCCGGAAATATCTCTGCTAAAGAATGTGAAAATATCGCTAATATATTGACCCAATGGAAATTCAATGTAAAAGGCACTAAAAGTTGGCCCAGTGCTCAGGTGACGGCAGGCGGTGTTGCAACCCACCAGATCAACCAGAGCACAATGGAATCAAAAATTGTAAAAGGGTTATTTTTTGCAGGCGAGATAATAGATATCGATGGCCAATGCGGCGGCTTTAACCTCCAGTGGGCATGGTCTTCCGGTTTTATCTCCGGACAAAATGCAGCCCTCCTTTAA
- a CDS encoding aspartate ammonia-lyase: MSLEVCDVDFREESDSLGSKKVPKGAYYGVQALRAAENFKITGLRVHQEFIKSLAQVKKASAITNSEIGLLDKDIEKAVIQACDEIISGLLYDQFIIDAIQGGAGTSLNMNANEVIANRAIEILGGEKGNYAIVHPNDHVNMGQSTNDVIPTAGKITILRLLSRAVHQLKRLYSALKDKSREFDDVVKMGRTQMQDAVPIRLGQEFNAYSCVIKRDILRISKVREELKVVNMGGTAIGTGINADQEYLKRIVPNLSQVTGKKMKPAEDLIDATQNLDCFVAVSGAIKTCAVNLSKIANDLRLMSSGPKTGFAEINLPPRQNGSSIMPGKVNPVIPEVINQIAFNIIGNDVTITMAAEGGQLELNAFEPIIFYNLFESIETLTNGVDAFVEKCIEGITANKQRCKQLVENSIGIITAICPHIGYKQAAQIAETAIKTGESIKDIIIRNGIMNKTELDEVLDAINMTEPGISAKHLLAQ, from the coding sequence ATGTCATTAGAAGTTTGTGATGTGGATTTTAGAGAAGAAAGTGATTCGTTAGGTAGCAAAAAAGTTCCTAAAGGTGCATATTACGGTGTTCAGGCATTAAGAGCCGCTGAAAATTTTAAAATAACAGGTTTGAGGGTGCATCAAGAGTTTATAAAAAGTTTAGCACAGGTTAAGAAGGCATCTGCTATAACAAACAGTGAGATCGGTCTTTTAGATAAGGACATTGAAAAAGCCGTCATTCAGGCTTGCGATGAGATAATCAGCGGTTTATTATATGATCAATTTATAATAGATGCTATTCAGGGCGGAGCAGGAACATCTTTAAATATGAATGCAAATGAGGTAATTGCCAATAGAGCTATTGAGATTTTAGGTGGGGAAAAAGGGAATTATGCTATAGTACATCCCAACGACCATGTGAATATGGGGCAATCTACCAATGACGTTATACCTACTGCCGGTAAAATCACTATTTTAAGACTACTTTCAAGGGCAGTACATCAACTGAAAAGATTATATAGTGCTTTAAAGGATAAATCCCGAGAATTTGATGATGTTGTAAAGATGGGGAGAACTCAGATGCAGGATGCTGTACCTATCAGACTGGGGCAAGAGTTCAATGCTTATAGCTGTGTGATAAAAAGGGATATTTTGCGAATTAGTAAAGTGCGAGAAGAATTAAAGGTTGTGAATATGGGGGGGACTGCAATAGGAACAGGTATAAATGCAGACCAGGAATATTTAAAGAGGATAGTCCCCAATTTAAGCCAAGTTACAGGTAAAAAGATGAAACCGGCAGAGGATTTGATAGATGCAACTCAGAATTTGGATTGTTTTGTAGCGGTATCCGGTGCTATAAAGACATGCGCCGTTAACTTGTCAAAGATAGCCAATGATCTAAGACTTATGTCTTCAGGTCCCAAAACGGGATTTGCAGAGATAAATCTTCCTCCAAGGCAAAATGGTTCTTCTATAATGCCGGGTAAGGTTAACCCTGTAATACCAGAGGTTATTAATCAAATAGCCTTTAATATTATAGGAAATGATGTCACAATAACCATGGCAGCAGAAGGGGGGCAGTTAGAGCTAAATGCTTTTGAACCGATAATATTCTATAACTTATTTGAATCTATAGAGACCTTAACTAATGGGGTGGATGCTTTTGTTGAAAAATGTATAGAAGGGATAACAGCTAACAAACAAAGATGTAAACAGCTGGTTGAAAATAGCATAGGCATTATTACTGCCATATGTCCTCATATAGGATATAAACAGGCTGCCCAGATTGCAGAGACTGCTATCAAGACAGGAGAATCCATCAAGGATATAATAATTAGAAATGGAATAATGAACAAAACAGAGCTTGATGAGGTGTTAGATGCCATAAATATGACAGAGCCGGGAATATCAGCAAAACACCTATTAGCCCAGTGA